One genomic region from Methanomassiliicoccales archaeon encodes:
- a CDS encoding acetate--CoA ligase family protein, with protein MRELFEPKAIAVIGAAREEMKVGHIVLKNLIDSGFEGPLYPINPKADEILGHKCFPSVLDVPGEIELAVIAVPNVYVPRVMENCGKKGIKVAIIITAGFKETGKVGAELEMKVGEIARFYGIRVLGPNCLGLINPQHKMNATFTNNYPREGSIAITSQSGAICSTILDWAEHIKVGFSKFVSVGNKVDLDEADILRFLRDDPSTKVIGMYIEGVNRGVEFMREAYLTSANKPILALKAGRTNTGAKAASSHTGALSGSDKVYGAAMLQSGIVRVQNIEELFDLLLAFATMPLPKEGGLAIVTNAGGLGVLAADACSDHGLNMASFTAETIAKLKSKLPEEANLYNPVDVVGDARTDRYEFALRTVMDDPNVSCALVMLAPTDLVDIPSVAQLVASFAGKTSMPLVATFVGGEDVAKGVTILRESGVPSYESPDRAIRALAAMMEYRRAVESRTSNSFLRVPGDGDRVRALIRSAREEGRVSLSEKEGKDILVAYGVSVPQEGVAKSAEEAARIAEDIGYPVVMKIESPDVFHKTDVGGVAVNIASGDEVRKQFDLITTRVRTRMPQARIQGISVQKMLVGREVIVGMVRDPQFGPVVTFGLGGIFVEVMKDVVQRIAPLTKEDISNMIRSIKAYPILAGARGKRPADIEALKDVIARVAQIGVDFPEIAELEINPVIVGDEGQGCSAVDALVTIGRERE; from the coding sequence ATGAGGGAGCTTTTTGAGCCCAAGGCCATCGCGGTCATCGGGGCCGCCCGCGAGGAGATGAAGGTGGGGCACATCGTGCTCAAGAACCTCATCGATTCGGGGTTCGAGGGTCCACTGTACCCCATCAACCCCAAGGCGGACGAGATCCTGGGGCACAAGTGCTTCCCCTCCGTTCTGGACGTTCCAGGAGAGATCGAACTGGCCGTGATCGCCGTGCCCAACGTCTACGTTCCTCGGGTCATGGAGAACTGCGGAAAGAAAGGGATCAAGGTAGCTATCATCATCACCGCCGGTTTCAAGGAGACTGGAAAGGTGGGGGCAGAGCTGGAGATGAAGGTGGGAGAGATCGCTCGTTTCTATGGCATCCGCGTCCTGGGGCCGAACTGCCTAGGCCTCATCAACCCTCAACACAAGATGAACGCCACCTTCACGAACAATTATCCGCGCGAAGGCTCGATAGCCATCACCTCGCAATCCGGTGCCATCTGCTCGACCATCCTGGACTGGGCGGAGCACATCAAGGTGGGCTTCTCAAAGTTCGTGAGCGTGGGGAACAAGGTGGACCTGGACGAAGCGGACATCCTGCGATTCCTGCGCGATGATCCGTCCACCAAGGTCATCGGCATGTATATCGAGGGCGTGAACCGGGGAGTCGAGTTCATGCGTGAGGCCTATCTGACCTCGGCCAACAAACCCATCCTTGCCTTGAAGGCGGGGAGGACCAACACCGGAGCGAAGGCGGCGTCCTCGCACACCGGTGCTTTGTCCGGGAGCGACAAGGTGTACGGCGCAGCCATGCTTCAGTCCGGCATCGTGCGGGTGCAGAACATCGAGGAGTTGTTCGACCTTCTCTTGGCTTTCGCGACCATGCCCCTGCCCAAAGAGGGTGGGCTGGCGATCGTCACCAACGCCGGCGGACTGGGGGTATTGGCGGCGGACGCCTGCAGCGACCATGGTCTGAACATGGCATCCTTCACCGCTGAGACCATCGCCAAGCTGAAGAGCAAGCTGCCAGAGGAGGCGAACTTGTATAATCCGGTGGACGTGGTGGGGGATGCACGGACTGACCGCTATGAGTTCGCTTTGCGTACTGTCATGGACGATCCCAACGTCTCCTGCGCACTGGTGATGCTGGCGCCCACCGACCTGGTGGACATTCCTTCGGTGGCGCAGTTGGTCGCCTCCTTCGCTGGCAAGACATCAATGCCTCTGGTGGCCACGTTCGTGGGAGGGGAGGACGTGGCAAAAGGAGTGACGATTCTGAGAGAATCCGGAGTGCCAAGTTATGAGTCCCCGGACCGGGCCATCCGTGCTCTGGCAGCGATGATGGAGTACCGCCGGGCGGTCGAGTCTCGGACCAGCAATTCGTTCCTTCGGGTTCCAGGGGATGGAGATCGGGTGCGCGCCCTGATCCGGAGCGCAAGGGAAGAGGGCCGTGTCAGCCTCTCGGAGAAGGAGGGCAAGGATATCTTGGTGGCTTACGGCGTGTCCGTTCCCCAGGAAGGCGTGGCGAAGAGCGCTGAGGAAGCGGCGCGCATCGCTGAAGACATAGGCTATCCGGTGGTGATGAAGATCGAATCCCCGGACGTATTCCACAAGACGGACGTGGGAGGCGTGGCCGTCAATATCGCCAGCGGGGACGAGGTGAGGAAGCAGTTCGATCTGATAACCACCAGGGTGCGCACCCGCATGCCTCAGGCTCGCATCCAGGGCATCTCGGTGCAGAAGATGCTGGTGGGACGAGAGGTCATCGTGGGAATGGTCCGGGACCCGCAGTTCGGTCCGGTCGTCACCTTTGGCCTCGGGGGCATCTTCGTGGAAGTGATGAAGGACGTCGTTCAAAGGATCGCCCCCTTGACCAAGGAGGACATAAGCAACATGATACGCTCCATCAAAGCCTATCCGATATTGGCCGGGGCGAGGGGCAAGAGGCCGGCGGACATCGAGGCCTTGAAGGACGTCATCGCCCGGGTGGCCCAGATCGGGGTCGACTTCCCGGAGATAGCGGAACTGGAGATCAACCCGGTCATCGTCGGGGACGAGGGCCAGGGATGCAGCGCGGTGGATGCGCTTGTGACAATTGGGAGGGAAAGGGAATGA
- a CDS encoding AAA family ATPase codes for MRSLFMGSVVERSGKSMITLGIALNCGRRLGYFKPFVEKLINGRESLVDQDAYLMKRALKLKSKEEELCPFVYDVLRPVPMSSIVEAYDRLSKDCELMLVEGTRDIVTGCLHGVSGMAIASAVGAEVVLISTPQPSALDKIAMLVRMMQAQNIPFKGVILNMCDDPAIKLMLEDKGVKVLGVVPEVPELKRFTAREVREAVNAELVVENGLDNVVQEVMIGAMTPETALTYMRRVPRKALITGGDRADIQLAALSTDTSCLVLTGGLYPAKQVVAKAYEEGVPILLTRYNTLEAAEMVDHLIARIDPDDKEKVERIRKVIGASVDMAALLK; via the coding sequence ATGAGAAGTCTCTTCATGGGTTCGGTTGTGGAACGATCTGGTAAGAGCATGATCACGCTTGGAATAGCGCTCAATTGCGGCAGGCGGCTCGGCTACTTCAAGCCGTTCGTGGAGAAGCTCATCAACGGACGCGAGTCGTTGGTGGACCAGGACGCCTATCTGATGAAGAGGGCGCTCAAGCTCAAGTCAAAGGAGGAGGAGCTTTGCCCCTTCGTCTACGACGTGCTCAGACCGGTCCCCATGTCCTCGATCGTCGAGGCGTACGATCGTCTGAGCAAGGACTGCGAGTTGATGCTGGTGGAGGGGACGAGGGACATAGTCACCGGCTGCTTGCACGGGGTCTCGGGCATGGCCATAGCGTCCGCCGTGGGGGCGGAGGTGGTACTGATCTCCACCCCGCAGCCTTCAGCGCTGGACAAGATTGCCATGCTGGTGCGCATGATGCAAGCTCAGAACATCCCGTTCAAAGGGGTCATCTTGAACATGTGCGACGACCCGGCGATCAAGCTCATGCTCGAGGACAAGGGAGTGAAGGTCCTGGGGGTGGTGCCCGAAGTACCAGAGCTCAAGCGCTTCACGGCCCGCGAGGTGCGGGAGGCCGTCAATGCAGAGCTAGTGGTGGAGAACGGCCTGGACAACGTGGTGCAAGAGGTGATGATCGGTGCCATGACCCCCGAGACCGCGCTCACCTACATGCGCCGCGTGCCCAGGAAGGCGCTCATCACCGGCGGCGACCGGGCGGACATACAACTGGCAGCGCTCTCAACGGACACATCTTGCCTGGTCCTCACCGGAGGGCTGTATCCGGCCAAGCAGGTGGTGGCCAAGGCCTATGAGGAAGGCGTCCCGATACTGCTCACGCGCTACAACACGCTGGAGGCGGCGGAGATGGTGGACCATCTCATCGCCCGCATCGACCCTGACGACAAGGAGAAAGTGGAACGCATAAGGAAAGTGATCGGAGCATCCGTGGACATGGCCGCCCTCTTGAAATGA
- a CDS encoding amino acid permease — MTERVEVGVETSKVSSEVQVALRRDLGLLEVLMIGIGPNIGSSIFVLIGIAVGIAGPAILLAFFLNFFVTLFTAMAYAELASAFPETGGGYRWIKEGLFPPFGFLGGWMSWIGHCIACAVYALGFGVGVTALFQQYGLDFFGIPVEWVGKLFAGLISAAFIYLNYRGVKGAGRSEIIVSAFLIGIIVIYVLFCIGYVLGFGVASDAYTPFYAYGLMSIATSMGFTFMIFEGYEVVAQTGEEAKNPERTVPKAMFLCIIISCVLFVVIAIVTLAVLGYQQTASSGASALVVASDKVVPVLGGALISIGIIIGSIAAVNSIVFSASRVSFAMGRDGNLPGSFGRLHRKNQTPSTALLVSGAVIVFATVALPLDQVASVADILILLLFTLVNVAALTLRKKRPDVKRHFITPFFPVIPLIGIGTKMFLAVTLFSYEPFAWYLALALIFAGLLLHYFAKGRKEIERIEVPERAPLTRAERERYRVLIPVDDPKHISLIEVGGIIAAKHNGELLLTSVVEVPTAVPLDAVDRKLVEERSRMLEKLKRLAESKGIPTRAMVSISHDVVTAVIDTAKEEAANMIVIGWKGYTKTQKRVLGLKMDEILRQTPCDVIVLHAEDKLKVENILVLSGGLWHVSAATETAAQIAKAESARVTILNAIINDAHLAKAREYARRLTKIVEDEGVPVITKEVHPETIVGGVVAESMEYDLLVMGASAARRWERFVFGPIQDKIVKNSKCPVLIYKRVFAKAPQELVLKEDEEREEIEEEKEEKAKERATGMR; from the coding sequence ATGACCGAAAGGGTCGAAGTCGGGGTCGAGACCAGCAAAGTCTCTAGCGAGGTGCAGGTCGCCCTTCGCCGCGACCTCGGCCTGCTCGAAGTGCTGATGATCGGCATCGGACCGAATATCGGCTCCTCGATTTTTGTCCTTATCGGCATCGCCGTGGGGATCGCTGGACCGGCGATCCTTCTGGCGTTTTTCCTCAACTTCTTCGTCACTCTGTTCACCGCCATGGCCTACGCAGAGCTGGCCAGTGCCTTTCCGGAGACCGGGGGTGGCTATCGATGGATCAAGGAAGGGCTGTTTCCGCCGTTTGGCTTCCTCGGGGGCTGGATGTCCTGGATCGGGCATTGCATCGCGTGCGCGGTGTACGCCTTGGGGTTTGGCGTGGGCGTGACTGCCCTCTTCCAGCAGTATGGGTTGGACTTCTTCGGCATCCCCGTCGAATGGGTGGGCAAGCTCTTCGCGGGCCTCATCTCTGCAGCCTTCATCTACCTGAACTACAGGGGGGTGAAGGGGGCGGGAAGGTCGGAGATCATCGTCTCCGCCTTCCTCATCGGCATCATTGTCATCTACGTTCTCTTCTGCATTGGCTATGTCCTTGGGTTCGGGGTCGCCTCGGATGCCTACACTCCATTCTACGCCTACGGGCTGATGAGCATAGCCACTTCCATGGGCTTCACCTTCATGATATTCGAAGGGTACGAAGTGGTGGCCCAGACCGGCGAGGAGGCGAAGAACCCGGAGCGAACGGTCCCTAAGGCCATGTTCCTGTGCATCATCATCAGTTGCGTGCTCTTCGTGGTCATCGCCATCGTCACCTTGGCCGTGCTTGGATATCAGCAGACCGCGAGCTCGGGGGCCTCAGCCCTGGTGGTAGCCTCCGACAAGGTCGTCCCGGTGCTAGGAGGGGCGCTCATCTCGATCGGCATAATCATTGGATCCATCGCGGCTGTCAATTCAATAGTGTTCTCGGCCTCCCGGGTGTCCTTCGCTATGGGTCGAGATGGCAACCTGCCAGGCTCCTTCGGAAGATTGCATCGGAAAAACCAGACCCCTTCCACAGCCCTGTTGGTCAGCGGGGCGGTCATCGTCTTCGCCACCGTGGCGCTTCCATTGGACCAGGTGGCCTCGGTGGCAGACATCCTCATCCTGCTGCTTTTCACGCTGGTCAACGTGGCAGCGCTGACGCTGAGGAAGAAGCGGCCGGACGTGAAGAGGCACTTCATCACCCCCTTCTTCCCGGTGATCCCGCTGATCGGAATAGGAACCAAGATGTTCCTGGCCGTCACCCTCTTCAGCTATGAGCCTTTCGCCTGGTATCTGGCCCTGGCGTTGATATTCGCCGGTCTGCTGTTGCACTACTTCGCGAAAGGCCGGAAAGAGATCGAGCGGATCGAGGTGCCCGAACGCGCCCCGCTGACCAGAGCGGAGCGGGAGAGATACCGGGTGCTCATCCCCGTCGATGATCCCAAGCACATTTCCCTGATCGAGGTGGGTGGCATCATCGCCGCAAAGCACAACGGAGAACTGCTGCTCACTTCGGTCGTGGAAGTGCCCACGGCCGTTCCCCTCGATGCGGTGGACCGCAAGCTGGTGGAAGAGCGCAGCCGCATGCTGGAGAAGCTCAAGCGCTTGGCCGAGAGCAAGGGCATTCCCACCCGGGCCATGGTCTCTATCTCTCACGACGTGGTCACGGCAGTGATCGATACCGCCAAAGAAGAGGCGGCCAACATGATCGTCATCGGCTGGAAGGGATATACCAAAACGCAAAAGCGCGTTCTTGGCCTGAAGATGGACGAGATTCTCAGGCAGACCCCCTGCGATGTCATCGTACTGCACGCCGAGGACAAGCTCAAGGTGGAGAACATACTGGTGCTCTCAGGCGGCCTGTGGCACGTTTCCGCGGCGACCGAGACCGCGGCGCAGATCGCCAAGGCGGAGAGCGCTCGCGTGACCATCCTCAACGCCATCATCAACGATGCGCACCTGGCCAAGGCCAGGGAATATGCCCGCCGCCTGACCAAGATCGTGGAGGACGAGGGAGTGCCGGTCATCACCAAGGAAGTGCATCCGGAGACCATCGTTGGGGGAGTGGTGGCGGAGAGCATGGAGTACGACCTGCTGGTGATGGGCGCAAGCGCCGCGCGCAGATGGGAGCGTTTCGTCTTTGGCCCGATCCAGGACAAGATCGTCAAGAACTCCAAGTGCCCGGTCCTGATCTACAAGAGGGTATTCGCGAAGGCACCACAAGAACTGGTGCTCAAAGAAGATGAGGAGCGGGAGGAGATAGAAGAGGAGAAGGAAGAGAAGGCCAAAGAGCGCGCTACCGGGATGCGATAG
- a CDS encoding HD domain-containing protein, with the protein MAKARLLFAPFDMDISSAVHSSVMKGKERKYLKDLKEGDEVDQSVSVKQKRPPRPYAGGRFFELRVSDRSAEMNLKFWGSGDKGSLDQVYASFCAGDVVKVRGNVGRYWDALEISVSPDKGGRLEKLAMSEVVREDFVARSEREPEQLMAALNLHIRGLKDEGLRALLTVFFSDEEFVERFRNSPGSMWMHCNWIGGLAEHTLKVVEICEFLTKEYPKLDHDLLIAGALLHDVGKVSEYVVTTNIDVTPDGMLRGHIAIGAEMISRACDKVPAMSENLRLKVVHMVLSSHGELEFGSPKKPQFPEAYALNFADDLDAKLEQFIKIKEEARTEDPWIFDKRFGQVYLR; encoded by the coding sequence ATGGCCAAAGCTCGCCTCCTCTTCGCTCCTTTCGACATGGATATCTCCTCGGCCGTTCATTCTTCCGTCATGAAGGGGAAGGAGAGGAAGTACCTCAAGGACCTGAAAGAAGGAGATGAAGTCGATCAGTCGGTCTCGGTGAAACAGAAACGCCCTCCCCGACCTTACGCAGGAGGCCGCTTCTTCGAGCTGCGCGTCTCGGACCGCAGCGCTGAGATGAACTTGAAGTTCTGGGGTTCTGGGGACAAAGGTTCATTGGACCAGGTCTACGCATCCTTCTGCGCGGGGGATGTGGTCAAGGTGAGAGGGAACGTGGGCAGATATTGGGACGCGCTTGAGATCTCCGTCTCCCCGGACAAGGGTGGTAGGCTAGAGAAGCTCGCGATGAGCGAGGTGGTGCGGGAGGATTTCGTGGCCCGGAGCGAGCGCGAGCCGGAACAGCTGATGGCCGCCCTGAATCTGCATATACGAGGTTTGAAAGACGAGGGACTGCGAGCCTTGTTGACCGTCTTCTTCTCCGACGAGGAGTTCGTGGAGCGGTTCCGCAACTCCCCTGGTTCGATGTGGATGCACTGCAATTGGATCGGGGGGCTGGCGGAGCACACCCTCAAGGTGGTGGAGATATGTGAGTTCCTGACCAAGGAATATCCTAAGCTGGACCACGACCTCCTCATTGCCGGTGCACTGTTGCATGACGTCGGCAAAGTGAGCGAGTACGTGGTAACGACGAACATAGATGTCACACCGGACGGCATGCTCCGGGGGCACATCGCCATCGGGGCGGAGATGATCTCAAGGGCCTGCGACAAGGTGCCAGCCATGAGCGAGAATCTCAGGCTGAAGGTGGTGCACATGGTGCTATCCAGTCATGGAGAGCTCGAGTTCGGCTCGCCCAAGAAGCCCCAGTTCCCGGAGGCGTATGCGCTCAACTTCGCCGACGACCTAGATGCCAAGTTGGAGCAGTTCATCAAGATCAAGGAGGAGGCCAGGACCGAGGACCCCTGGATATTCGACAAGCGCTTCGGCCAGGTGTATCTGCGCTAG
- a CDS encoding DUF45 domain-containing protein, protein MGLGFKLGAGDSESESDGPYLRADAACLYAHRLCGDQGTRLHAEQEERRPSNAPGEHMMGEGQRIEDSFRTVGSNYGYELVKAEFRPFKEFKTTWERCGAQADFKVTDYLQAASDVVLEDFAHCIFKRIQKRRREVYTDRLRDWLRSQEFVSRNRPLYLDRSRNLRMSSKGENYDLQAMAEHLRSQGLIADCQDAYLSWTDRPNRFRMGYCSLLMRVVAISSVLDSVKVPDFVTEYVLYHELLHLERGIDSLRSQHDAAFRRAERMYPRWRESEDWLKKIASGR, encoded by the coding sequence ATGGGCCTGGGATTCAAACTAGGAGCGGGGGATTCCGAGTCGGAGAGCGACGGACCGTATCTGCGGGCCGACGCAGCCTGCCTGTATGCTCATCGGTTATGCGGCGACCAAGGAACTAGACTTCATGCGGAGCAGGAAGAACGAAGACCTTCCAACGCACCCGGTGAGCATATGATGGGCGAAGGCCAGAGGATTGAAGACTCATTTCGGACCGTCGGAAGCAACTATGGCTACGAACTTGTGAAGGCGGAGTTCCGGCCCTTCAAGGAGTTCAAGACCACCTGGGAACGCTGCGGCGCTCAGGCGGATTTCAAAGTGACCGACTATCTGCAGGCGGCGAGCGACGTGGTGCTGGAGGATTTCGCCCATTGCATCTTCAAGCGGATCCAGAAGCGGCGCAGGGAGGTATACACCGACCGGCTGCGCGACTGGCTACGCTCTCAGGAGTTCGTGAGCCGCAACCGGCCGTTGTACCTGGATCGATCTCGCAATCTGAGGATGAGCTCCAAGGGCGAGAACTATGACCTGCAGGCCATGGCCGAGCACCTGAGGTCGCAAGGTCTCATCGCCGACTGCCAGGACGCTTACCTCTCATGGACCGATAGACCCAATCGTTTCCGCATGGGCTATTGTAGCCTTCTTATGCGGGTGGTGGCCATCTCCTCCGTTCTCGACTCGGTCAAGGTGCCTGACTTCGTGACCGAGTACGTGCTCTATCACGAGCTGCTGCACTTGGAACGGGGGATCGACTCGCTCCGGAGCCAGCACGACGCCGCCTTCCGTCGAGCGGAGCGCATGTACCCACGTTGGCGCGAGTCCGAGGACTGGCTGAAGAAGATCGCCTCCGGGCGTTGA
- a CDS encoding YkgJ family cysteine cluster protein: protein MPALVRHGDCNRCGDCCKPRFFVDEDAKEFYHDNGLPENGQCQFLTLKDGQWTCTIHSSRSDHCRAFPWHPDNLRGLERCSYWFEGQAD, encoded by the coding sequence ATGCCGGCGCTGGTCCGTCACGGAGACTGCAACCGATGTGGGGATTGTTGCAAGCCGCGCTTTTTCGTGGACGAGGACGCCAAGGAGTTCTACCACGACAATGGATTGCCCGAGAACGGACAGTGCCAGTTCCTAACCCTCAAGGATGGGCAATGGACCTGCACCATCCATTCTTCACGCAGCGACCATTGCCGCGCCTTCCCTTGGCATCCCGACAACCTGAGAGGTCTGGAGAGATGCTCCTACTGGTTCGAGGGACAAGCGGACTAG
- a CDS encoding DUF72 domain-containing protein, with protein MIAVGCSGWSYDDWVGRFYPMELAKKKGDWFAYYAQYFRTVEINSTFYRPPNEFMVRSWITKSKDLKGFEYSVKMPQLVTHESLVKGEVQKACEQAASFERICIQPLAEAGRLGCVLLQLSPYFKNEGDSLLNLVRMLDTVRTAEHDYAVEWRHRSWLDEGGREVNAAALEALKERNVANVLVDGPGFPVTQVETADHAYVRFHGRNYDIWYRDEPEDDHRLNRYDYLYTDEQLGKWQPRIKEAEKNADRVRVYFNNHASGKSTKNAFRMMDLLGIEHKEKEIKLQEQHKLGGF; from the coding sequence ATGATAGCGGTCGGTTGCAGTGGTTGGTCCTACGATGACTGGGTCGGGCGCTTCTATCCCATGGAGCTGGCCAAGAAGAAAGGGGATTGGTTCGCCTACTACGCCCAGTATTTCCGCACCGTGGAGATCAACAGTACGTTCTACCGGCCACCGAACGAGTTCATGGTGCGCTCTTGGATTACCAAGTCCAAGGACCTGAAAGGGTTCGAGTATTCGGTCAAGATGCCTCAACTGGTGACGCACGAATCCCTGGTCAAAGGCGAAGTGCAGAAGGCCTGCGAGCAAGCGGCCTCCTTCGAGCGTATCTGCATTCAGCCCTTGGCGGAGGCAGGGAGGCTGGGATGCGTGCTCCTTCAGCTCTCACCCTACTTCAAGAACGAGGGCGACTCGCTGTTGAACTTGGTCAGAATGCTGGATACGGTCAGAACCGCAGAGCATGACTACGCGGTGGAATGGCGTCACCGCTCCTGGCTGGATGAGGGTGGACGAGAGGTGAACGCCGCCGCTCTGGAAGCGCTCAAGGAGAGGAACGTGGCCAACGTCCTGGTCGACGGTCCGGGCTTCCCCGTCACCCAGGTGGAAACGGCCGATCATGCATACGTGCGCTTCCACGGCCGCAACTACGATATCTGGTATCGGGACGAGCCGGAGGACGATCATCGCCTCAACCGCTACGACTATCTCTACACCGATGAGCAGCTTGGCAAGTGGCAGCCCCGGATCAAAGAGGCGGAGAAGAATGCGGATCGGGTGCGGGTCTACTTCAACAATCATGCTTCTGGCAAGTCCACCAAGAACGCCTTCCGCATGATGGACCTTCTGGGCATCGAGCACAAGGAGAAGGAGATCAAGCTCCAGGAGCAGCACAAGCTGGGCGGTTTCTGA
- a CDS encoding DHH family phosphoesterase, translated as MDSFSRDDREKHLITRGNVDGILSAAMFLCAFPGSKVSFVTSPTAGARTMAMDHLSREIFLADLAIVPELEINLRQVSQRAEVLAFDHHQPHWISGDLDKLLIVREGMSAASVLYHHFGLNGRMRKLAAIADLVEFCETDLLQEQMQIHGQRRITEEAMTLDFSWRLDIDDDLFRTQACLHLSNGAWPSEIGPIRRRYLQVVNEQRWPKALARVESQMRIHGPACVLQCKDKNRSLYGFGTRALVEVAKERGCDYAVMLNQRRMHTAISLRGLTRDGVNLGTFVEDFTNEHGVDGGGHPTSAGARIPVEATDMFLDDFISIASR; from the coding sequence ATGGACAGCTTCTCCAGGGACGACCGGGAAAAGCATCTTATTACCCGTGGCAACGTAGATGGCATCCTCTCCGCCGCCATGTTCTTATGTGCGTTTCCGGGCTCCAAGGTCTCTTTCGTGACCTCTCCGACGGCAGGTGCCAGGACCATGGCCATGGACCACCTTTCGCGCGAGATATTCCTAGCAGACCTGGCCATCGTCCCGGAGCTGGAGATCAACCTCCGGCAAGTATCCCAGAGGGCGGAGGTCCTGGCCTTCGACCATCATCAGCCGCATTGGATATCGGGCGATCTGGATAAGCTCCTCATCGTCCGAGAAGGTATGAGCGCTGCCTCCGTGCTCTACCATCACTTTGGCCTGAACGGGAGGATGCGCAAGCTGGCAGCCATAGCGGACCTGGTGGAGTTCTGCGAGACGGACCTGCTTCAAGAGCAGATGCAGATCCACGGCCAGCGTCGGATCACGGAGGAAGCGATGACGTTGGACTTCTCCTGGCGCCTGGACATCGATGACGATCTGTTCCGCACTCAAGCTTGCTTGCATCTTTCCAATGGTGCTTGGCCATCTGAGATCGGTCCGATCAGAAGGCGCTACCTGCAGGTGGTCAATGAGCAGCGTTGGCCCAAAGCCTTGGCCAGAGTGGAGAGCCAGATGCGCATCCACGGCCCGGCCTGCGTCCTGCAATGCAAAGACAAGAACCGCTCACTCTATGGCTTCGGCACTCGAGCTTTGGTGGAGGTCGCCAAGGAGAGAGGATGCGACTACGCGGTCATGCTCAACCAACGTCGGATGCACACGGCCATCTCATTGAGAGGGCTCACAAGGGACGGTGTGAACCTGGGCACGTTCGTGGAGGATTTCACCAACGAGCATGGAGTAGATGGCGGCGGTCATCCCACCAGCGCCGGCGCTCGCATCCCGGTGGAAGCGACGGACATGTTCCTTGATGACTTCATCTCTATCGCATCCCGGTAG